In the genome of Amaranthus tricolor cultivar Red isolate AtriRed21 chromosome 15, ASM2621246v1, whole genome shotgun sequence, one region contains:
- the LOC130800768 gene encoding protein LSD1 isoform X1 yields MPVPLAPYPTPPVPFTPPANGTQSQLVCSGCRNLLLYPAGATSVCCAVCNAVTAVPPPGTEMAQLVCAGCHTLLMYIRGATSVQCSCCHTINLALEANQVAHVSCGNCRMLLMYQYGARSVKCAVCNFVTSIGVNLYNFQSLDFKGKEIKGN; encoded by the exons ATGCCAGTTCCTCTTGCCCCATATCCTACTCCTCCAGTACCTTTCACCCCACCAGCTAATG GAACACAGAGTCAATTAGTATGTTCAGGGTGTAGAAATCTTCTACTTTATCCAGCTGGAGCAACTTCTGTATGTTGTGCTGTATGTAATGCTGTTACTGCTGTTCCACCCCCag gGACGGAGATGGCCCAACTAGTTTGTGCAGGTTGCCACACACTCTTAATGTACATCCGAGGAGCAACTAGTGTACAATGCTCTTGTTGTCATACTATTAATCTTGCTTTAGAAG CAAATCAAGTGGCACATGTGAGTTGCGGGAATTGCAGAATGTTGTTGATGTACCAATATGGAGCACGATCTGTTAAATGTGCGGTCTGCAATTTTGTCACTTCAATTGGGGTAAATTTATATAACTTTCAATCATTGGATTTTAAAGGAAAAGAAATTAAAGGAAATTAA
- the LOC130800768 gene encoding protein LOL1 isoform X2 produces the protein MPVPLAPYPTPPVPFTPPANGTQSQLVCSGCRNLLLYPAGATSVCCAVCNAVTAVPPPGTEMAQLVCAGCHTLLMYIRGATSVQCSCCHTINLALEANQVAHVSCGNCRMLLMYQYGARSVKCAVCNFVTSIGASASMPDQKFNNA, from the exons ATGCCAGTTCCTCTTGCCCCATATCCTACTCCTCCAGTACCTTTCACCCCACCAGCTAATG GAACACAGAGTCAATTAGTATGTTCAGGGTGTAGAAATCTTCTACTTTATCCAGCTGGAGCAACTTCTGTATGTTGTGCTGTATGTAATGCTGTTACTGCTGTTCCACCCCCag gGACGGAGATGGCCCAACTAGTTTGTGCAGGTTGCCACACACTCTTAATGTACATCCGAGGAGCAACTAGTGTACAATGCTCTTGTTGTCATACTATTAATCTTGCTTTAGAAG CAAATCAAGTGGCACATGTGAGTTGCGGGAATTGCAGAATGTTGTTGATGTACCAATATGGAGCACGATCTGTTAAATGTGCGGTCTGCAATTTTGTCACTTCAATTGGG GCCTCAGCAAGTATGCCAGACCAGAAATTCAATAATGCTTGA
- the LOC130800766 gene encoding ferredoxin C 2, chloroplastic gives MEVQALLPTFRPLLHRKPLFYRKISGCRRIKTTSELQTPRQFNGSSSTTASVPSHKVIVHDRQRGLTHEFFVPEDEYILYSAEDQNIKLPFACRHGCCTSCAVRIKSGQLRQPEALGISAELKSQGYALLCVGFPSTDLEVETQDEDEVYWLQFGRYFARGPIERDDYALELAMADE, from the exons ATGGAAGTTCAAGCTCTGCTTCCCACTTTCCGGCCCCTCCTACACCGGAAACCGCTTTTCTACCGGAAAATCTCTGGTTGTAGAAGGATTAAAACGACGTCGGAGCTTCAAACTCCGCGGCAATTTAACGGTAGCAGTTCAACCACTGCGTCAGTTCCGAGTCACAAGGTTATTGTCCATGACCGCCAGCGCGGGTTGACTCACGAGTTCTTCGTTCCCGAG GATGAATATATATTGTATTCTGCTGAGGATCAGAACATTAAGCTTCCTTTCGCTTGCAGGCACG GTTGTTGTACTAGTTGCGCTGTTCGAATCAAATCTGGACAACTTCGTCAACCTGAGGCGCTCGGAATATCTGCTGAATTAAAATCTCAG GGATATGCACTTCTTTGTGTGGGCTTCCCATCAACTGATCTTGAAGTAGAAACACAGGATGAGGATGAG GTTTACTGGCTTCAGTTTGGAAGATATTTCGCTCGTGGTCCAATT GAAAGGGATGATTACGCATTAGAGCTAGCCATGGCTGACGAATGA
- the LOC130800765 gene encoding ruvB-like protein 1 — MKIEEVQSTTKKQRIATHTHIKGLGLDVNGNAVPLAAGFVGQAMAREAAGLVVDMIRQKKMAGKALLLAGPPGTGKTALALGISQELGSKVPFCPMVGSEVYSSEVKKTEVLMENFRRAIGLRIKENKEVYEGEVTELSPEETESVTGGYGKTISHVIIGLKTVKGTKQLKLDPTIYDALIKEKVVVGDVIYIEANSGAVKRVGRSDAFATEFDLEAEEYVPLPKGEVHKKKEIVQDVTLHDLDAANARPQGGQDILSLMGQMMKPRKTEITDKLRQEINKVVNRYIDEGIAELVPGVLFVDEVHMLDIECFSYLNRALESSLSPIVIFATNRGVCDVRGTTMRSPHGIPVDLLDRLLIIRLEIYGPAEMIQILAIRAQVEELVIEEEGLAYLGEIGQQASLRHAVQLLTPASVLARMHGRDNICKADVEEANSLYLDAKSSARLLQEQQDRYIS, encoded by the exons atgaagattgaagaagtgCAGTCCACTACTAAGAAACAACGAATTGCTACTCATACTCACATTAAAGGCCTTGGTCTTGAT GTAAATGGCAATGCGGTACCACTGGCTGCGGGTTTTGTGGGTCAAGCAATGGCAAGAGAAGCAGCTGGGCTTGTTGTTGATATGATACGCCAAAAGAAAATGGCTGGCAAGGCTTTGCTTCTCGCTGGACCTCCTGGTACAGGGAAGACGGCATTGGCTCTAGGTATATCACAGGAGCTCGGCAGTAAG GTCCCATTCTGCCCTATGGTTGGGTCAGAAGTATACTCATCAGAAGTGAAGAAAACTGAGGTTCTTATGGAAAACTTTAGGCGAGCAATTGGCTTACGTATCAAAGAAAACAAGGAGGTTTATGAAGGAGAG GTTACTGAGCTCTCCCCAGAAGAAACTGAGAGTGTGACTGGCGGCTATGGTAAGACCATTAGTCATGTAATCATTGGATTGAAAACTGTAAAAGGCACCAAGCAATTGAAGCTAGATCCAACCATTTATGATGCTTTGATAAAGGAGAAG GTGGTTGTTGGAGATGTCATTTATATTGAAGCAAACAGTGGGGCAGTGAAGAGAGTGGGGAGAAGTGATGCCTTTGCCACAGAATTTGACCTTGAGGCAGAGGAGTATGTTCCACTTCCCAAAGGAGAAGTTCACAAAAAGAAGGAGATTGTTCAG GATGTTACCCTACATGATCTAGATGCTGCAAATGCTAGGCCGCAAGGTGGACAAGACATCTTATCTCTAATGGGTCAAATGATGAAGCCTAGGAAAACAGAAATCACGGATAAGTTGCGACAAGAAATAAATAAG GTAGTTAATCGATATATTGATGAAGGCATTGCAGAGCTTGTTCCTGGGGTATTATTTGTTGATGAG GTGCACATGCTGGATATAGAGTGCTTTTCGTATTTGAATCGTGCACTGGAAAGTTCTCTATCCCCAATAGTGATCTTTGCAACAAATAGAGGAGTATGTGATGTGAG AGGAACAACGATGAGGAGTCCTCATGGAATACCTGTAGATCTGTTGGACCGATTATTGATTATAAGATTAGAGATTTATGGCCCTGCTGAGATGATACAG ATTTTAGCAATTCGTGCTCAAGTGGAGGAATTGGTTATAGAAGAAGAAGGTCTTGCTTACTTGGGTGAGATTGGCCAGCAAGCATCTTTAAG ACATGCAGTTCAGCTGTTAACACCTGCGAGTGTCCTTGCCCGAATGCATGGTCGAGATAACATCTGCAAG GCGGATGTTGAGGAAGCCAATTCGTTGTATCTTGATGCCAAGTCTTCAGCTAGGCTTCTGCAGGAGCAGCAAGACAGATACATTTCATGA
- the LOC130800767 gene encoding uncharacterized protein LOC130800767, producing MRFFKKIAGFLGFAHENKEEEEENGDPNDNNGNSDENRRNRMNVDPIPTGPRKGFSVPVQVPVERPVVGPILVPCNGDGGVQGLKWYAERLKIDEDGDVADEFIYEVSPEMSHVKQDQPKPMPRFQVTSNVKHVKVRRQKPTSDGKFQHLVECHGQLQWV from the exons ATGAGGTTTTTCAAGAAGATCGCCGGATTTCTAGGGTTTGCGCATGAGaataaagaagaagaagaagagaacgGTGATCCGAATGATAATAATGGTAATTCAGATGAAAATCGACGTAATCGGATGAATGTTGACCCAATTCCAACGGGCCCACGTAAAGGGTTCAGTGTTCCAGTTCAAGTTCCTGTTGAACGTCCTGTTGTGGGTCCCATTTTGGTCCCTTGTAATGGTGATGGGGGAGTTCAG GGACTCAAGTGGTACGCAGAACGTCTTAAAATAGATGAGGATGGGGATGTAGCAGATGAATTCATTTATGAAGTTTCTCCAGAAATGTCACATGTCAAGCAAGATCAACCAAAACCTATGCCAAGATTCCAAGTGACGTCCAACGTAAAACACGTGAAAGTAAGAAGACAGAAACCGACTTCTGATGGGAAGTTTCAGCATTTGGTCGAATGTCATGGTCAATTACAGTGGGTGTAG